In Synechococcus sp. KORDI-52, one genomic interval encodes:
- a CDS encoding phenylpyruvate tautomerase MIF-related protein, translated as MPLINVRTSLPALKDGSALLQELSSELANQTGKPEAYVMTLLETGVPMTFAGSHEPCAYVEVKSIGALRPPAMTAAFCELIQARTGIPANRVYIGFEDVQASCWGWNGNTFG; from the coding sequence ATGCCTCTCATCAACGTGCGCACGTCCCTTCCAGCGCTGAAGGATGGATCGGCGTTGCTGCAGGAGCTTTCCTCGGAACTGGCGAATCAGACCGGTAAGCCGGAGGCCTATGTGATGACGCTCTTGGAAACAGGGGTGCCGATGACCTTCGCTGGGAGTCATGAGCCCTGTGCCTACGTGGAGGTCAAATCGATCGGCGCGCTCCGTCCACCCGCAATGACGGCTGCGTTCTGTGAATTGATCCAGGCGCGTACGGGAATCCCCGCCAACCGGGTGTACATCGGTTTTGAGGATGTGCAGGCCAGTTGCTGGGGGTGGAACGGCAAT